From a region of the Desulfobacterales bacterium genome:
- a CDS encoding lipocalin-like domain-containing protein — protein MIRRIENIAIVFVGLCLMAASLGPSAMAEDTDGYLAVTGPCYQRFPQDHGPHAGFRTEWWYYTGNLEDESGDRYGFQLTFFRSQISPGQAVENWPQPSSAWRTQQIYAGHAAVSDLNRKTHQHAELVAREALGIAGVIHAASQTKVFLKNWSATIDSDHHHLIASTPDFSIDLRLTAAKPPVLHGKAGYSRKGSTAERASCYYSLTRLISKGKLKIGDQTVEVKGLSWMDHEYSTAPLEAGIVGWDWFSLQFSNQTELMLYLLREENGEIHAATSGTYVDRTGGAQHLTREDFSVTALKQWKSPRSAAVYPVAWRVNVLPLDIEVVIDVNLTDQEMVTSASTGVTYWEGSVSASGSIANQPVQASGYVELTGYAEALRAPL, from the coding sequence ATGATACGACGAATTGAAAACATTGCCATTGTGTTTGTGGGTCTTTGTCTGATGGCGGCCTCGTTAGGTCCCAGCGCAATGGCTGAAGACACCGATGGCTATTTAGCGGTGACCGGACCCTGCTATCAAAGATTTCCACAAGACCATGGACCGCATGCGGGATTTCGTACCGAGTGGTGGTATTATACCGGCAACCTGGAGGACGAATCCGGCGATCGCTATGGTTTTCAGTTAACCTTTTTTCGCAGCCAGATCAGTCCTGGCCAAGCCGTTGAGAATTGGCCCCAACCGTCATCTGCCTGGCGAACCCAGCAGATTTATGCGGGGCACGCTGCTGTTTCAGATCTGAACAGGAAAACCCACCAGCATGCCGAACTGGTGGCCAGAGAAGCGTTGGGGATTGCCGGAGTCATCCACGCCGCATCCCAAACTAAAGTGTTTCTTAAAAACTGGTCAGCCACCATCGACAGTGATCATCACCATCTGATCGCCTCAACGCCTGATTTTTCGATTGATCTGAGACTGACAGCTGCTAAGCCACCTGTATTGCACGGCAAGGCGGGCTACAGCCGCAAAGGATCAACTGCCGAAAGGGCAAGTTGCTATTATTCTTTGACACGCCTGATTTCTAAAGGAAAGCTGAAGATAGGCGACCAGACCGTTGAAGTCAAAGGTCTTAGCTGGATGGATCATGAATACAGCACGGCGCCTCTGGAAGCGGGGATTGTTGGTTGGGACTGGTTCAGTTTGCAGTTTTCCAATCAAACAGAACTGATGCTCTATCTGCTCAGAGAAGAGAATGGTGAGATTCATGCGGCAACCAGCGGCACCTATGTCGATCGAACGGGCGGAGCGCAGCATTTAACCCGCGAGGATTTCAGCGTCACCGCCTTGAAACAGTGGAAAAGTCCCCGATCTGCAGCCGTTTACCCGGTCGCCTGGCGCGTCAACGTTTTGCCGCTGGATATAGAAGTTGTGATAGACGTCAATTTAACCGATCAGGAAATGGTCACATCGGCAAGCACCGGAGTGACCTACTGGGAGGGTAGCGTATCAGCCAGCGGTTCGATCGCCAACCAGCCTGTACAAGCCAGCGGATATGTGGAGCTGACAGGTTATGCCGAGGCCTTGCGGGCACCATTGTAA
- a CDS encoding ABC transporter permease yields the protein MRKHKGRVVTVLFGIALGAAVFTSVRLSVNASLDSFTKSMDLITGRADHVLTRPGGYVPEHLTAELLKHPIIRSASPVLSTYTQSSQEGAEPFLLIGFDPILDRSLRQWRIDNLDGQQGAVWLDLLKEPYTLIIGQPLARQTKRTAGDLLYLEHAHQTAPFKIVGLLESSGLSMAEGGHIALTDIATFQEFTGLFGKVDRIDLQLKDYATAADLAEIRQLMSNGIELNPPTATRESGQKMIRAYQLNLSILSFASLFVGMFLVYSLVALNAASRRHELAILRSTGASAYHVFFIFLAEGAFLGIVGWLVAIPIGHFLIKYLLHGVSQTISTLFVRVQVDALSLSVAEFVFSFVVTVGISILAAYQPAREAMLVPPKEALEISQLGMQPRKSPRQLAIGGLICIVLVLPLSRLPAVLDMPLPGYLAIFLLFVGFALLAPWTLQKISHGLSGPLLKQMGVPAYLASRYVRDSGTRTAVSVGALITAVSLFTALVIMIYSFRQTVEFWTYETIKGDLFLTSKMGEINRFRFPIPHEVIDDLQAYTSEVDILPNLRLFLNYDGFPYEFELMDMQKFMQYASFFWMKGDPEIVRPKLKRGEGVIVSEVFSNRTGLTVGDVFKAQIEESLVELPILGIVRDYRTQGGVVFYSMAQFNAQYHSTYWGGVRFFFKDRDQDIDLAVSRLRTAIIDRMGGKVDMYSGKGLRGAVLRIFDETFAVTTVLLLIALLIAALGIATTLTVLVLERSRQLNTLFAVGASFKQIRTMIFWEAAFLVVIGELGGIVCGFILSYLLVYVVNRQSFGWTFIYSVNWDALFLSVPLIILTALAAALPAVKMVFRKPPATLLRER from the coding sequence ATGCGCAAACATAAGGGCCGGGTGGTAACGGTTCTTTTTGGAATTGCGCTCGGGGCGGCGGTGTTTACCAGCGTTCGTCTGTCAGTAAATGCCTCGCTGGATTCTTTTACCAAAAGCATGGATTTAATCACCGGGAGGGCCGATCATGTGCTCACGCGGCCTGGCGGATATGTTCCTGAACACCTGACAGCTGAGCTCCTAAAACATCCGATAATCCGAAGTGCTTCGCCGGTGCTGTCAACATATACACAATCCTCCCAAGAAGGCGCAGAGCCGTTTTTGTTGATCGGATTTGATCCGATTCTGGATCGATCTTTGCGCCAATGGCGAATTGATAACCTCGACGGTCAGCAGGGCGCCGTGTGGCTGGATCTGCTAAAAGAGCCCTATACGCTGATCATCGGCCAGCCCCTGGCCCGCCAGACAAAGCGCACAGCGGGCGATCTGTTGTATTTGGAGCATGCACACCAAACAGCACCGTTTAAAATTGTAGGGCTGCTTGAATCTAGCGGGCTGTCAATGGCTGAGGGCGGCCATATCGCTTTAACCGACATCGCCACTTTCCAGGAATTTACCGGTCTTTTCGGCAAAGTCGATCGAATCGACTTGCAGCTAAAAGACTATGCGACTGCAGCCGATCTGGCTGAAATTCGGCAGCTAATGTCAAATGGTATTGAGCTCAATCCGCCGACTGCCACACGCGAAAGCGGCCAGAAAATGATCAGGGCCTATCAGCTCAACCTTTCCATTTTAAGCTTTGCTTCATTGTTTGTGGGGATGTTTTTGGTCTACAGTTTGGTGGCCCTGAATGCAGCATCGCGTCGCCATGAACTGGCGATCCTAAGGTCCACCGGTGCCTCTGCCTATCACGTTTTTTTCATATTTTTAGCCGAAGGTGCTTTCTTAGGAATTGTTGGCTGGTTGGTTGCAATTCCGATAGGCCATTTTTTAATAAAGTATTTGCTGCACGGCGTTAGTCAGACCATTTCCACTCTTTTTGTGCGCGTGCAGGTGGATGCGCTTTCACTTAGTGTGGCAGAGTTTGTTTTCAGTTTTGTCGTTACCGTGGGTATCTCCATTTTAGCGGCGTATCAGCCTGCTCGAGAGGCCATGCTAGTGCCCCCCAAAGAAGCCTTGGAGATTTCGCAACTGGGGATGCAGCCCAGAAAATCTCCACGACAATTGGCTATCGGCGGGCTTATCTGTATCGTGTTGGTGTTGCCTTTATCGCGGCTGCCCGCCGTATTAGATATGCCGCTGCCAGGCTATTTGGCCATTTTTCTGTTATTTGTCGGTTTTGCGCTCTTGGCACCATGGACGCTGCAGAAAATCAGCCACGGCCTATCAGGACCGCTGCTCAAGCAAATGGGTGTGCCGGCCTATCTTGCCAGCCGTTATGTACGCGACAGCGGAACCCGCACGGCGGTCTCGGTGGGCGCCCTGATTACGGCCGTGTCCTTGTTTACTGCTTTGGTCATCATGATTTACAGCTTTCGCCAGACAGTTGAATTCTGGACCTATGAGACCATTAAGGGAGATTTGTTCCTAACCTCAAAAATGGGGGAAATAAATCGCTTTCGCTTTCCCATCCCACATGAGGTTATTGATGATCTGCAGGCGTATACATCCGAGGTCGACATTTTGCCCAATCTACGGCTATTTTTAAATTATGATGGGTTCCCGTACGAATTTGAGTTAATGGACATGCAGAAATTTATGCAATATGCATCTTTTTTCTGGATGAAAGGAGATCCGGAAATCGTCCGCCCGAAGCTCAAGCGCGGAGAAGGGGTTATCGTTTCCGAAGTGTTCTCAAATCGCACCGGATTGACCGTCGGTGATGTTTTCAAGGCGCAGATCGAGGAATCCCTTGTAGAGTTACCCATACTCGGCATTGTTCGTGATTATCGCACGCAGGGCGGTGTGGTTTTCTACTCCATGGCGCAATTTAACGCCCAGTATCATTCAACTTACTGGGGCGGTGTACGCTTTTTTTTCAAAGATCGAGACCAGGACATCGATCTGGCGGTTTCCAGACTTCGAACCGCCATTATCGATCGTATGGGGGGCAAGGTTGATATGTACAGCGGTAAGGGATTGCGCGGTGCTGTCTTGCGAATTTTTGACGAAACTTTTGCCGTTACAACGGTTTTGCTGCTGATTGCGCTACTGATTGCCGCACTGGGAATTGCCACTACCCTAACCGTGTTGGTACTGGAACGGTCCCGGCAACTGAACACCCTGTTTGCCGTCGGCGCCAGTTTCAAGCAGATTCGGACCATGATATTTTGGGAAGCCGCCTTTTTGGTTGTCATCGGGGAGCTGGGCGGAATTGTCTGCGGGTTTATACTGTCTTATTTGCTAGTGTATGTCGTCAATCGCCAATCGTTTGGCTGGACGTTTATATATAGCGTCAATTGGGACGCGTTGTTTTTGTCGGTTCCGTTGATCATATTGACGGCTCTGGCTGCAGCCCTGCCGGCGGTCAAGATGGTGTTTCGCAAGCCGCCGGCAACGCTTCTGCGTGAAAGATGA
- a CDS encoding ABC transporter ATP-binding protein translates to MTDESSRAVISAKGLTRVYKLGDSDVIGVNQVDLDIAAGELVVLKGNSGSGKSTLLSLLAGLDRPTGGDLRVDQHDLNSITDSQLTHFRRQVVGMIFQSFNLLPTLNVLENICLPALLAGKSVAESRPKAMELLQWLRLENRLNHLPAQLSGGEMQRTAIARALINDPAIILADEPTGNLDSRNGQIVIELLAELNRKWQRTVLIATHSTLADEMASVRLGLKDGMITDLV, encoded by the coding sequence ATGACCGATGAATCATCTCGAGCCGTAATATCAGCCAAAGGGCTTACCCGAGTATACAAACTGGGCGACAGCGATGTCATTGGCGTCAACCAGGTCGACCTCGACATTGCTGCCGGTGAGCTGGTTGTGCTTAAAGGCAACAGCGGTTCCGGCAAAAGCACCTTGCTCTCTCTTCTGGCCGGTTTGGATCGGCCCACCGGGGGCGACTTGAGGGTCGACCAGCATGATCTCAACAGCATCACCGACAGTCAATTGACCCACTTCCGCCGGCAGGTTGTCGGCATGATCTTTCAGTCCTTTAACTTATTGCCCACCCTGAATGTCCTTGAAAATATCTGTCTGCCCGCGCTTCTGGCCGGCAAGTCGGTTGCGGAGAGCCGTCCCAAAGCCATGGAACTGCTCCAATGGCTAAGGCTCGAAAATCGCTTAAATCATCTTCCGGCCCAGCTTTCCGGCGGCGAGATGCAACGCACCGCCATTGCCAGAGCCCTCATTAACGATCCTGCCATTATTTTAGCCGATGAGCCCACCGGAAATTTAGACAGCCGCAACGGTCAAATCGTCATTGAACTCCTGGCCGAACTGAACCGTAAATGGCAGCGGACTGTTTTGATTGCAACCCACAGCACCCTGGCCGATGAAATGGCATCCGTCAGATTGGGTTTAAAAGATGGTATGATTACGGACCTTGTATGA
- a CDS encoding HD domain-containing protein: MLKAGGKGKTGFENEASETGSVDGERFKRQIDFILEADKLKNVARRTTLLDVSRQENSAEHSWHIALLVLILSEYAKDDELDLLQVIKLLLIHDLVEIDAGDTYCYDEGGGQDQYKRETKAADRIFNILPADQAASLRALWDEYEAKDTPESKFANALDRVQPFLHNYFTRGHTWQKHGIQKKQVIARMQPVNEGSQLLWEYVSFLIDDAVEKGYLAK, encoded by the coding sequence ATGTTGAAAGCAGGGGGTAAGGGAAAAACCGGCTTTGAAAATGAAGCAAGCGAAACCGGGTCGGTGGATGGTGAGCGTTTCAAACGCCAAATCGATTTTATACTGGAAGCGGATAAACTTAAAAATGTGGCCCGTCGAACTACTCTGCTGGATGTATCCCGTCAGGAAAATTCAGCCGAGCACTCCTGGCACATCGCTTTGCTGGTGCTCATATTATCCGAGTATGCCAAAGATGATGAGCTAGATCTCTTGCAGGTGATCAAATTATTACTGATTCACGATCTAGTTGAAATCGATGCCGGTGACACGTACTGCTATGACGAAGGCGGTGGTCAGGATCAATATAAGCGTGAAACCAAAGCGGCTGATCGCATTTTCAACATCCTGCCGGCAGATCAGGCTGCATCACTTCGGGCTTTGTGGGATGAATACGAAGCCAAAGACACCCCTGAGTCAAAATTTGCCAATGCCCTGGATCGGGTGCAGCCTTTTTTGCACAATTATTTTACGCGGGGCCATACCTGGCAAAAACACGGTATCCAAAAAAAACAGGTCATTGCGCGAATGCAGCCAGTCAACGAAGGTTCGCAGCTGTTATGGGAGTATGTGTCCTTTTTGATCGATGATGCCGTGGAGAAAGGATACCTGGCAAAATAA